In the genome of Impatiens glandulifera chromosome 6, dImpGla2.1, whole genome shotgun sequence, the window TGCACGGGTTGATTAGCGGTCAAGTGTTCCATGTACATTAGCGTGAAGACCCCACAGTCCCCGCTCTCTGTTGCCCGCGGGACTTCTCCAACCTTAGCAGCAGCGGTTTTCACTTTGGGGTGTGGAAACCGTTTGTATGTCATTGGTTGGAGGGGGCCTTCGAAGTTGAAATTAGGATACCTTACCCTCTCACCGGGAGTGATTGTTTTGGCGAATATAAATGGAATCATGTCGCAGAAGGGTTTCAAATAAGGATCCAGATTCTTATAAAGATAGGCGTCACAGTCGTACACGTCAATGCGGTACTTTTGAAGACGTGCTACACATAAAATCCAGTGTTTCTGGTTAATGTTCACTGGCATGTAGACGTCGTCAATTGTTGACCACTCTGGCATATATCTATGTGGTGCGCCCATATAATAGTCTTTGAATTCGTCGACTGGAAATTTGGCAGGATCCTTAATAAAATCCCTGTGCAGTCGCCTGATTCTATCCGACAATACGCAATCCCCAATTGCCGCATGTGTatttttatatgtcttgggatagCAGGAAATCCTTTTCCGCAGAAGATGGCAGAATGCATCGATTTCCTGCACAATGGGAGCATACAACATACATTGAGTACATATCAAACAAcatactttgcgaaacgaagagtactttgcgaaacgaagagtactttgcgaaacgaagagtactttgcgaaacgaagagtactttgcgaaacgaagagtactttgcgaaacgaagagtactttgcgaaacgaagattaatgaattgatttgaaCGACTTACCTCGTCTTCAATCCATGTAAGCCATGTTACAACTCTAACCAACActtccttctttgcttgaaccGTATGTAAATCCGTTGTCGAATTATCGGTTTTTGGATCATCCAACCACGCCTTTACTTTATGAAgtagctcatcatcaaatttttgaaggtgaTTCACTTTCATAGGATCCTTTGTCTTGGGCATTTTTGACAAGGAAGGGTTGGTGTACGAGTCATCTTTTTTCGGCTTCCTCACTCTCCTCCCATAATTTCCTTTAGGAGGAGTATTGTATAACTGGAAATCGTCATTgtcatcattgtcatcatttGCCTTCACATCCCCCACAGTCTtctcatccttcaccttcactttcaAATCCTTCAGTTTCAGATCAACCTCCACATCATCCACCCTAGCCACACCATCCAGCTTCTCACCGTCCTCCAATTTAGCCTCAACCTCTATCTTTACGTCCTCCACCTTcgcatcctccaccttctcatcatcatctacCTTCTCATCGTTGTCTTTTctttcatcctccaccttctcttcatcatcgaccttctcatcgttctccaccttatcctcatccatcttttcatcatcatccaccttctcatcgGTCTCCACCTTCTGTgcgtcctccaccttctcaacGTCCTCTTTTttttcatcctccaccttctcattgtCCTCCATTACATCGTCTTTCCCATCAGTCCCATCATtcaccttctcatcatccccCACAGTCTCCTGCATCGCTATCATCTCctacaaaatagacaaaattcacacttagcgaatcgacaaCAAATAATttgcgaaacggaaactactttgcgaaacgaaaaatactaacttagcgaaacggaaactactttgcgaaacgaaaaatactaacttagcgaaacggaaactactttgcgaaatgaaaaatactaacttagcgaaacggaaactactttgcgaaacgaaaaatactaacttagcgaaacggaaactactttgcgaatcgaaaaatactaacttagcgaaacggaaactactttgcgaaacgaaaagttcgcagaatacctctttcttctcctcctcctgttcaaccttgctcttctcaacttcgacatccttcttagaatccttaacctgcaaaatatgTACTGGTTAGATCAGATATGTACTTAGCGAAATAAAATGTAAAGTGCAAAATTCAATATCTCCATACCTCAGTAGTCTTTTCCTCTTCAACCTTCACAgccttcttagaatccttcttcttactcttcttcttctttatattatcctccatatcatctaatctggttaataatatggacatccttttgttggatttttctaacaactgtgtggacatattaaaaaccatcttcttgaacgactcaacgtgagtttgttgagtttcttggattgtgatttttagctctttgatgagctctgttttcatctttttcatctcctctttcaactctattttcagctcctccttcatctcattaaaatcACATCCAACAGTAGGTGTTGGAGCCCGAGGAGAAGGTGTGTCAGCCCGAGGAGAAGGTGTGTCAGCCCGAGGACTTGAGGTCGCGGATGGGGGAGTAAGAATGCGGGCCGGaatcgattcataagcaagcttcttcttcaagttggctgcttctttaagagtagcatcagcctttctcttcctcgtGGCAGGTTTGGGGGGAATCGGAGTAACTTCTTCATCTTcactttcatcatcttcatcaaaatcatcttttattaccttcccatcagtaaatccctcaaaaaaatcatcagcTGTCTCGTCGATTTTCTCAAATAcatcaccactgtataacctcttctccatggaggactcttccatctcagtcacatcCGTGGTCTCTAGGGCAGTCTTTACCTCCATCGATGTGtttttcctgttggaatgatagagtaacaaccttgggcgtagagggtcattaatctgattccttctggcgaatttagggataaagttttcgatgacctcatacgtccacacttgaagtgccaatgcgaacccatagatgttatatgcaaaaggagcataaggttGTTCAGCCTTCTCCTTCTTGTCAAAAAATGAGGTACAgagatgtttcatgttcttgtttaaacccttgagggtggctctaaaggtgaccttACCCCATGGATATTTGAGGAAAGTGTccttgtcttccaccatgttgagtatttttggaaatataactctttttgggtcaaatgtgaataggtactggcaaatcagtactaccagccccatcttgaatgcatcttccttgtctttgcatttGAAAAAAGCCTTCTCGAAGTcgcacattttcacactcatgctccctttaaagtatttaaccgagagaggtggacaacaGCGCAATTTTTCTTGGTCCAATTCAGGATAAACGCCGAAACATAGGCCGGTAACTaacgcatactccttcataccaaatacaagcttttgcccattcaccatgaaagttatctccttggagtttgagcttaaCCTCCTCATCAACATTTGATGTACAATacttcctgagaactgcaagaggggggctgtgaataatgatctgaactgggtattgtacacactctccagaagatccatttcctcgaacttattcacaatcttcttcagggtgagggcacttttccacgaaatccgaccgggaaactcagtaacagttgtttctgccatctacaaaaggaaacaacatcatcaaaaatgttaGAACAAACACATACAAACGTAagaacttagcgaatcgggaggaacctatcgattcgctaagtgcctcccgattcgctaagtacttcgcgaatcgggaggcacttagcgaatcgctaggcacttagcgaatcagGAGGCAGATAGCGAATCGAGAGGTACCGAGCGAAACCGTTAACTGAACATAAGACAGCATTACCGAATCGGAAACAATACGAAACTAAtcagaaacaaacaataaacttaacatgcaaaaaccctaaacaaaaaatctgaaacaaacacttaaacttaacatgcaaagaccaaaatccataagcaaaaaaccagaaaatgatcGACCACAACTAGgtatttagcgaatcgctaggtccTTACCGAATCGGAAGGTACTTACCGAATCGGAAGGTACCTCGCGAAACCCTGATGAAACCCTAATGGCAACAAAAATATACTGAACAGAAACCCTACtggcaaaaaaatatatactgaaCAGAAACAACATTACactaacatgcaaaaaccaccaatgaacaaaaaagcagaaaatgataatgaactaaccttaatgacgaacgagaagaaagcagaaatgatcgggcttgacaagattcagtgaagagaaaatgggttagagagagagagtcgggcggttgaaatgaaatgttctgaattttttgaatatataaggtcTAGCGCGTGTGAGTACGCGCGTCTCTTCAACTTCCGTAGCgagtcgggaggcacttagcgaatcgggaggcacttagcgaaacgggaggcacttagcgaatcgggagggacttagcgaatcgggagggacttagcgaatcgggagggacttagcgaatcgggagggacttagcgaatcgagaggtcaacgagctccagctaagagaagatggtttgaatacgttttcgctactatattttaataacgaaatcgaattcaaaccattctcctagctggagctcgtagtacttagcgaatcgtcaagtacaaaattttttattggtttcataggtaatctatctcgtttgacaaggtatcaacaacaaagtcatggttttgaaaagaacatgtgttagcaaaacaaaccctataattttacatggaaacatttagattcttcagaaaaaatctttgaagaagcgatc includes:
- the LOC124943373 gene encoding uncharacterized protein LOC124943373, whose amino-acid sequence is MNPLMVAKALGGKLTCFERDWLRKDLNVIEFGLIGWVSVQYIFVAIRVSSGFREVPSDSEMIAMQETVGDDEKVNDGTDGKDDVMEDNEKVEDEKKEDVEKVEDAQKVETDEKVEDERKDNDEKVDDDEKVEDAKVEDVKIEVEAKLEDGEKLDGVARVDDVEVDLKLKDLKVKVKDEKTVGDVKANDDNDDNDDFQLYNTPPKGNYGRRVRKPKKDDSYTNPSLSKMPKTKDPMKVNHLQKFDDELLHKVKAWLDDPKTDNSTTDLHTVQAKKEVLVRVVTWLTWIEDEEIDAFCHLLRKRISCYPKTYKNTHAAIGDCVLSDRIRRLHRDFIKDPAKFPVDEFKDYYMGAPHRYMPEWSTIDDVYMPVNINQKHWILCVARLQKYRIDVYDCDAYLYKNLDPYLKPFCDMIPFIFAKTITPGERVRYPNFNFEGPLQPMTYKRFPHPKVKTAAAKVGEVPRATESGDCGVFTLMYMEHLTANQPVHNVTSENMGFFRQKMAVRLFHQIMEP